The genome window CGATTCTTACATAACTGTTATCAtggcctctctccctcttgGCATGGACACACTTGGCACTAAAATGAACCTGGAGTGATCCGGTCACAGCAGAACAGCTGAAAATACAGACGTGAATGATGTGAAGCGcccaaaactgaactgaactgggACACATTTAGATTTCATTCACAGGGTGTCAGAGAAGGACCACATAGTCTGAGTTCAGGATCATATTGTCAACTTTGTAGTGttcttttattattgtaacaaataaaaaacatttgtatggGAGCATGTGTCACTGTTGCTAGACCTTTGGGAGGGTAGTTACAGTTCTTTGAACTCTGGTGACTTTGTCAATaacaccaaaacaatgaaagagCTCATGTCAAACAACATGAACAAGATTTTGAGTtcctatatatgtatatgtatacagtTGAGCTCATAAGTTTACATATCCTGGCAGAATTTGTAAGATGTGTACCATTCTTTAAAGAAAACATGAGTGATCAGGCAAAACAcgtcttttatttttaatgggattcaaattaaattataagGCATCACAGAATAGCACaatcattaaacaaaacatagcaataaagaaaataatgaaatggtCCCCATTCAAAAGTTCTTAATACTGTGTATTGCCCCCTTTAGCATCAATGATGGCTTGCAATCTTTTGTGATATTTGTGGATGAGACCCTTTATTTTCTCAGTTGGTAAAGCTGCCCATTCTTCTTGGCAAAAAGCCTCCAGGTCCCGTAAATTCTTGGGCTGTTTTATATGAACTGCATGTTTGAGATCTCCCCAAAGTGGCTCAATGATATTGAGGTCAGGAGACTGTGATGGCCACTCCAGAACCTTCACTTTTTTTTGATATAGCCACTGAAGGATCAACTTGGCCTTGTGTTTTggatcattgtcatgttggAAAGTCCAAGTGCGTCCCATGCGCAGCTCCCAGGCTGATGAATGCAAATTGTCCTCCAATATGTTGTGATAACATGCTGCATTCATCTTGTCATCAATTTTGGCTAAATTCCCTGTGCTGCTGTAGCTCACACACCCCTAAAACATCAGAGATCTACCTTCATGCTTCACAGTAGGGACAGAGTACTTTTCGTCCTTGTCTAATAGTCCTTGTTGACTCCTCCCCAAACATAACATTTATGGTTGTGACCataaagttcaattttggtctcaACACCCCAAATGACTTTGTTCCAGACGTTTTGTGGTTTGTCTAGGTGTTTGgcatattgtatttgtatttggcaTATTTTTACTGGCAACTCGACCTTGCAGCCCATTTTTGTTCAAGTACCTCCTTATTGTGCATCTTGAAACAGACACACCATGTTTTTGCAGAGAAGCCTGTATTTCAGCTGAAATTGGTCTACCTAACCATGGCTTGGTATCAACAGAACCCCTACTTTTCCACTTCGTTATGAGAGTTTGAACACTACTGACTGgcatttttaaaacctttttatatccttttcctGATTTATAAAGTTCAACTACCTTTTCTCGCAGGTCCTTTGACAGTTCTTTTGCTTTCCCCATGACTCAGTATccaacaaataataataatattgtaataatatataatataatatataatatttcataaattctgccagggtatgtaaacttaaGAGCACAActctgtatatatataacaaCCACTGTAATTCTCTATTTTAATTGTGAATACATGTggatttttgttctgttttgtctaAATTCACACTTTCCTCACGTATAAAATCAAACTTGTGACTTGTTTGATATTCAGtatggaaaaaaggaaaaaggacgCTATTATAATTTTAACAGAACAAACTCTGATTTAACcttttttaatgtactgtattgcATGGTTTTGCACACTACACAataaaacgtgtgtgtgtattgatgtGTTGATATGTGCGCacgtgtctgcatgtgtgtatggatgtgtgtgtgtgtgtgtgtgttgtgtgtgaggCTGTATATTTGCCTGTCCCCCTTCCTCCTCTGAGAGAGCAGATTGGCTCTCTGAGAGGAGACTCCTCTCTACAAACGCAATGCTGATGTGACTGCAGGgacacacaaaatcaacaaaccACTTGCCAGCTAACCTGAACCGGTTCTAAGCTGCCTGGTGCACGTCCTCAGTTTTCAACAAGAGTTCAACAGTCAAATGTTATGGATCAAAGCCAGAAATGATTCACAAAAACAGTCCCAGTGTAtccaaaatataacaaaattaaCATGCACTTATGAGTCTTTGCCAGACAACATCTATTAAATTCAAATATTGGACCGAAAAAGATTAATCCCGAAGTCACACACGTTTGTGTGTGACTTCGGGATTTGTTGTTAAGACAATGTTCTGGCTACATACTGTCTGGTATTTGTAtgatttgtattgtttgtttaggAGTGTCACATATAGTTTCATCCAACTGGGGAAAAAGGCCTTAAGAAACACACTCTGAGGGACAATTTGAGAACTTTCTAGCtttgaaaagtcttaaaatatTAATGCTATTTGCAGGAGGtaacaaaaaatatagaatataattaaagctgcaagcagcgatgaacgggccctcgcaaTCGAAGGTCTTCTGTCAcgagcatgtagatgtcttcaggcCCGGGCTCTTTTCAGACaatgcaagaaggagataaacatcacttcctttgtccactgttttgcctgctgctggggctgattcgctgaaatttcgtagggggcgctattcagccagtttgcatcactgatggaatattgtcatgtagatgtgttcaggccaggactcttatcaaacatttaaagtttggtgtagactggagcatgtacaataaagttatagcaacttcctctgttatggtgaaacatcaaatctcaatggtgcgaggatgagaattttctgcagggtgagacatgtctgtcttgctcacacctgtgtcatcaaaattatgcaagttttgggcccattcacttgaatttcaattagaaacaaaactcttgatgagtttgtgtgtaaaacaaactaATTACCTAATTTTATTAGGGTGAAGGCCCTAATAAAACTCAATATAAAGAACACATTAACTTTGCCTTTACTACAGTAAGGTGATATTACACCGTGCCCCAACCCTTTAGTCAAGTGACGCACACCGACCGTGGCCAACAGGTCAAAGACctgtttgttttaaatcttCACCCAAAACTCCCACTCAGGCTCAGTCTCAGTCTGTCGGTTAGTGATCTGTCTCGGTGCAGGCTTCCCAGGAACCAGGACACCAGCCATGATGCAGCGGGCTTTGTTCAGCCGGAGCGCGCTGTTCgctcagcaggcagcagcggccCTCGAGAGTCCCCTGGCCGCCAGGAGCGCGCCCCAACTACAGCGACTGGACCGCTCCATGTCCTCCGTCACCATCCCGCCGCCGGCATGCATGCTCCGGCCGCTAGAAGCGCCTTACCGATACCTGTTCGGACCGGGACCCTCAAACGTTCCTCCACGTATCTTAGCTGCAGGGTCCAAGCCGATAATTGGTCACCTGCACCCAGAAATGTATGAGGTAAATGTTTAGTTTGAGACTCAGACTGAGTGAGTTATATTCAAATTACTTTAAGGTGGAAAcaacttttactcaagtaacaACTGCACTTGAGTTAAAGTTTGGAGGTGCAAACTTTGGTAGGTCAAACACTTGGGATATAAAATCAttacttttatatattatattattataaatattgtattttttcaatTTCTGGTATAACTGCTTGTGCTTGAGTGAAGGGTTTGAATACTCTTGGTTCTATCAGACTTTATCAACTGAAAGGGTTGCTGTGCTACACTAATTATTCATGCTAACCCCTTCATTTGctactttttaatatttaattttaaataggCCTAGAGCTAATAGATATTTATGGTAtggatataaaaaaataaaatgtttttttagggTTTTTGCCGACAAATAAGTCAAAATCGTTGTTGTCACTTGTGTTTCTTAGATCATGAATGACATCAAGCGAGGGATCCAGTACGCTTTTCAGACAGAGAACAACATGACTATATCAATGAGTGGCTCTGGGCACGCGGCCATGGAGTGTGCCGTATTCAACACGGTGGAGCCCGGAGAGAGCGTGCTCGTCGCCATCAACGGAATATGGGGGGAGCGCGTCGCAGAAATTGCAGAAAGAATGGGTACGTCTTTACGCACGGTTTTACGCACGCACCCAGTGGATCTccaaagagaataaaatgacTATACTGATACAATATCTACGTATCTATTCATCTTTTAATTCATCCATCAATGTATTCGTTCATTTCTTTAAGTATTAaatgatgaatgttttttttttctttaggtgCCAATGTACATAGAATGGTAAAAACACCTGGAGGATATTTCAGCAATAAGGAAATTGAACAGGTAGGCACAATGTTTCTGTACCAGCTCATAACTTCCTAAAGctactaaaataaaaaagtcagCTCTAACTACTGTTGAACTATTAGGCCAATATATGAAAAACTACTTAATATCAAGATCATGACCTCAATGTAATTAAACTCCTTCTTCTTACTCCTGTTTTCAGGCCGTAGCAAAACACAAGCCTGTCTTGTTTTTCCTCACACATGGAGAGTCCTCCGCTGGCCTCTGTCACCCAATCGATGGCATTGGAGACATCTGCAGAAAGTGAGTCTCCTACTGTATCTGCCTTAGAGCACACAAGACTTATTGCTACATGTAGTTACACAGCACAGTGTCACATTATTTCACACTATGTCTCATATCCCTCCAGACACAACTGCCTCTTCCTGGTCGACACAGTTGCATCACTCGGGGCAGCACCAATTTTTATGGACAAGCAAAGTAAGGCAGTGATGAAAGATTAAATGGATCTGTCTGCCACTGTTTGCTTCTGTGTAATATAACCGGCCTCTTATTTTTTGCCACCAGATATTGACATCCTGTACACTGGCTCTCAGAAGGCTCTGAATGCTCCTCCTGGCACAGCACCCATCTCTTTTAATGACAGAGCATGGTAAGgaaggactgtgtgtgtgtttctgcatgcaCATTTCCATAAATGGagaacaaaagataaaaaaaacaatctctttgtctctctgttacCCCCACACAGCCACAAGATGtttaacaggaaaacaaaaccagTATCCTACCTCTTTGATATGACACATTTGTCCAACTACTGGGGTTGTGATGGCAAAACAGCCAGAGCGTAAGTTCACTATCTGATCTCATTCATGCAAGTGTGTATCATTATTCCCTTTGTAACCACCAAAACCATCATTTAACTGAGACTGTGACTCTGTTTTactcctctgtgctgtaaagGTTCATAATTCAACAGCAAAAGGTTTTGGTACACTTGgtataaaactgtatttaatcaAGTGTGGTTTGGTTTTTAGATACCACCACACTGGCCCAGTGTCTGGATTCTTCGCCTTGAGAGAGAGTCTGGCAATTCTTGCTGAGAAGgtaaagggacagttcaccaCTGTTTGTAGTTACTTTACTGaaagaaaaatcagattttctgGAATTTAAATCTTTATTCAGTTTGTCTTTAAAATTAATTCCATTTGAAATCCTTTGCTAAAGCTTTCTTTATGCCAGTACCTTATTGACACAATTGATATTTTGCAGCAGGGAGTTTGGCACTTTTAACAACCtgacacatttatttgataaattATGAACTGCACACTCACCACCCACTGCTGTTTGAGCAGATTACGTTTTTTTACATGTCCTAAAGGAAGTGGTCTCTCTATTACTACTACCTAATGCCTTTATTCTGTAATGAGGTCAATTATACAAGGCAGGTCTGCTTTGACTTCGTCTCGTGATATTTAGACTACAATTAATATGATTACAATAATCAGAATAGGTATTATTGTGCAAAATGTTTATCTTCTGATTTTTGCCTTAAATGAAGCCAATCACTCATATCAACATATCTCAAAAAGGAGGATAACAAGTTGCTGTTCTTTCCTCTTTTACCTCTTGTGAGTTGGCATTACTGTGTTGGCAGTTGTGAGTAGACAGGAACAGTCCTCCCCTCTTGAGTTTTTAACTAATTATTTTAGCTCAACATCAATCTTTGTCTCCCTCTAGGGGCTGGAGGAGTCCTGGAGGAAACACAAGGAGGTGGCAGCCTATCTTTACAGAGGACTGGAAGACTTGGGTCTAAAGCTCTTCGTCCCTGAGAGGGTGAGGAAGACAAACAAGAAAGCAATATGCTGTGTGACTGGAGTATTCAGGACATCAAGGataaacaacacagaacaagaatatatataaaaataattactATTAGTTTGTAGCCCTGTATATCGTATATATCTAAGATTATAATGGGAGCATTCCTTACTGGTGTTGCCTTGTGTTGAACACAGActgtttttctgtaatgttCTGCAGGATTTGAGGCTTCCCTCAGTTACCACCATTGCCATTCCTGACGGCTACGACTGGAGGGAGATGTTGGCCTACATCATGAAACACCACCAGATGGAGATGACTGGAGGCCTCGGCCCGTCCCTGGGCATGGTGAGTTAATGCGTGTATTTCAACACTGTACAGTGAACAAATGTATGCCTTTAACATTGGGGTCATAGTCATCAGCTGATCTTTGTGGTGAGTGACGGCGAGGGGGAGCAATCATTTATCTTTTCCCCTTTTTGAAATTCAGTTTCCCTTTTCCCTCAAATAAACACTTTACAAAGGGAAATACTCCTTTCTAAAATATATTGTGTTTCCATGAGGAACTGCAACAATTCACACATGGCCTTAAATTTAACCAATCTaacaaatatagatataatGTTCAGATTTATAGTTTAGAGCTCATTTCCTGGTACCTGAGATTGAGTTTCACACCAAATTAATCCAGaccaaatcaaattaaatagtTACTACAAGAGCAATGTCATCAGTTTGGTGTTTTTACAGCTTTCTGAATCATCCTGCTGAGTCACTGCAGACCCAGTTTCACACACTACTCTGATATACTGCACTTTCTATCACTCTTTTCATTAGGTGATGCGGATCGGATTGATGGGATACAACTGCGAGAAGACTAATGCTGACATGGCACTACATGCCCTGGCAGACGCTCTCAAGAACTGCAAAAAGAGCAAGGCTTAAGAGACCAGATTCCCAGACCACTGATCATTCATTAgggaataaaaaataaacagtcaaTGTCCCCAAGCGCAGGACATTTGGAGCAGTGCCTACATTTCAAGAATTTAGATGATATATCTGTGCTTTTGTCTGCAGATTTTGTAAAACACAGACCATGTGTTATTCCTTATATAAATAGGCtagctttaaaataaataagcagATATTGTCATATGGTCCATTCTGAGTGCACTGAAAGATGTCAATAAAGTGTGCATTATTTTATCAAACACTTTCTCTGCCTCGTTGTGTTGTAACAGTACTAAATTGTTTCAGAAATAGCATGAAAAGTTTATCAATATTAGCCACAGTCATGTTAATTCACGGTTATTTTCCATAGCTTTACAATctaaactacatttcccagcatTCCCTATTGCGTTCGGGCCGTCTATAAAATTACGTCACACTAAATTTTTttctaggatggcgaagtcatcaCCCATCCTATtctacctctgattggcttaccctgatattcttaccctaactctaaccaatctcactcc of Thunnus thynnus chromosome 12, fThuThy2.1, whole genome shotgun sequence contains these proteins:
- the agxtb gene encoding alanine--glyoxylate and serine--pyruvate aminotransferase b, yielding MMQRALFSRSALFAQQAAAALESPLAARSAPQLQRLDRSMSSVTIPPPACMLRPLEAPYRYLFGPGPSNVPPRILAAGSKPIIGHLHPEMYEIMNDIKRGIQYAFQTENNMTISMSGSGHAAMECAVFNTVEPGESVLVAINGIWGERVAEIAERMGANVHRMVKTPGGYFSNKEIEQAVAKHKPVLFFLTHGESSAGLCHPIDGIGDICRKHNCLFLVDTVASLGAAPIFMDKQNIDILYTGSQKALNAPPGTAPISFNDRACHKMFNRKTKPVSYLFDMTHLSNYWGCDGKTARAYHHTGPVSGFFALRESLAILAEKGLEESWRKHKEVAAYLYRGLEDLGLKLFVPERDLRLPSVTTIAIPDGYDWREMLAYIMKHHQMEMTGGLGPSLGMVMRIGLMGYNCEKTNADMALHALADALKNCKKSKA